Proteins encoded within one genomic window of Haematobia irritans isolate KBUSLIRL chromosome 5, ASM5000362v1, whole genome shotgun sequence:
- the LOC142240167 gene encoding uncharacterized protein LOC142240167 has translation MERYTIQQRVKWFQEMATMDDQFSKKIIFSDEAHSHLSGFVNKQNCRIWLNENPRVIVEKPMHPQRVTVWCGLRAGGIIGPYFFQNEAGQAVTVNGVRYREMITNFLWPELEDMDVDDMWFQQDGATCHTAKETMVFLRNKFNGRVISRNGDVNWPPRSCDLTPLDFFLWGYLKEKVYVDKPAIIQELKDEIIRHINGIEPPLCLSVIENLDHRMKVCHRGRGAHLADILFQA, from the coding sequence atggagagatacacaatccaacaacgtgttaaatggttccaagaaatggcaacaatggatgatcaattttcgaagaaaatcatcttcagtgatgaggcacattctcacctcagtggattcgtcaataaacagaattgccgcatttggctgaatgagaatccaagagtgattgtcgaaaaaccaatgcacccacaaagagtgactgtttggtgcggtttaagggctggcggcatcatcgggccgtattttttccaaaatgaggccggtcaggcagttactgtgaatggtgttcgctatcgtgagatgataacgaactttttatggcccgaattggaagatatggatgtggacgatatgtggtttcagcaggacggtgccacttgccacacagctaaggaAACAATGGtttttttgcgcaacaaattcaatggccgtgttatctcacgtaatggcgatgtcaattggccgccaagatcatgtgatttgacaccgttggacttttttctttggggttatttgaaagaaaaggtgtacgtcgataagccagcaataattcaagagctaaaggatgagataattcggcacattaacggcatagaacctccattatgcctcagcgtcatcgaaaatttggaccatcggatgaaggtgtgccaccgaggtcgcggcgcacatttggccgatattttgtttcaagcataa